A region from the Clostridium beijerinckii genome encodes:
- a CDS encoding glutamine ABC transporter ATP-binding protein, which produces MDKNNNPVLLEIQDVHKEFDDKEILKGINLSLHTGEVLVVLGPSGCGKSTLLRCLNGLETIQGGDIKFKDTSFTEKKVNWQEIHEKIGMVFQNYELFPHMTVIENILLGPLKVQKRDKAEALAQAEQLLDRVGLLDRKDSYPRQLSGGQKQRIAIVRALCMNPEIILFDEVTASLDPEMVREVLEVILGLAKQGMTMVIVTHEMGFAQSVADRIIFMDEGKICEESEPNEFFTNPKTERAKHFLNIFQY; this is translated from the coding sequence ATGGATAAAAATAACAATCCTGTTTTGCTTGAAATACAGGATGTTCATAAAGAGTTTGATGATAAAGAAATATTAAAGGGAATAAACTTAAGCCTCCACACAGGAGAAGTTTTAGTTGTTCTAGGACCTTCTGGTTGCGGAAAAAGTACTCTATTAAGGTGTCTTAATGGTCTTGAAACAATTCAAGGCGGAGATATTAAGTTTAAAGATACGAGTTTTACAGAAAAAAAAGTTAATTGGCAAGAAATTCACGAAAAAATAGGCATGGTATTTCAAAACTATGAATTATTTCCTCATATGACAGTTATAGAAAACATACTTCTTGGTCCTTTGAAGGTTCAGAAAAGAGATAAAGCTGAAGCATTGGCTCAGGCAGAACAACTTTTAGATAGAGTTGGCTTACTAGACAGAAAGGATTCATATCCACGTCAACTTTCAGGAGGTCAGAAGCAGAGAATAGCTATTGTTAGAGCATTATGCATGAATCCAGAAATAATTCTTTTTGATGAAGTAACAGCATCTCTTGATCCTGAAATGGTAAGGGAAGTTTTAGAGGTTATATTAGGACTAGCAAAGCAAGGTATGACTATGGTAATTGTAACCCACGAAATGGGATTTGCTCAGTCTGTGGCTGATAGGATAATATTTATGGATGAAGGAAAAATATGTGAGGAATCAGAGCCAAATGAATTCTTTACAAATCCAAAGACTGAACGTGCTAAGCACTTTCTAAATATATTTCAATATTAA
- a CDS encoding amino acid ABC transporter permease, with the protein MQNLGINVIFQGKNFQRLFEGLLVTAEIAFISIIIGSILGIIIGLSRTTKYKVVLFINRVYLEAFRIIPTLVWLFIFYFGVTTALNMNLSGEVVSIIVFSLWGAAEMGDIVRGALQSLPKHQIESGKALGLNYFQLYWYVLIPQAIRRMIPGTINLATRMIKTTSLVVLIGVIDVVKIGQQIIETSRFEVPTASFGVYGFIFFLYFIICYPLSQISKNLENKWNK; encoded by the coding sequence ATGCAGAATTTGGGAATTAATGTTATTTTTCAAGGGAAAAATTTTCAGCGCTTATTTGAAGGGTTATTGGTAACTGCAGAGATTGCTTTTATTTCTATTATTATAGGCTCTATTTTAGGAATAATAATAGGGCTAAGTAGAACAACAAAATATAAGGTAGTACTTTTTATAAATAGAGTTTATCTTGAAGCCTTTAGAATAATACCAACATTAGTTTGGCTGTTTATTTTTTATTTTGGAGTTACCACAGCATTAAATATGAATCTTAGTGGAGAAGTTGTTTCCATTATTGTATTTAGTCTCTGGGGAGCAGCAGAAATGGGGGACATTGTCAGAGGAGCACTTCAATCATTACCAAAACATCAAATTGAATCTGGAAAGGCCCTAGGGTTAAACTATTTTCAATTATATTGGTATGTGCTTATACCTCAAGCTATAAGAAGAATGATACCTGGAACTATCAACTTAGCTACTAGGATGATTAAAACTACTTCACTTGTAGTTTTAATAGGGGTTATAGATGTGGTTAAAATTGGTCAGCAAATCATAGAGACTTCACGATTTGAAGTTCCTACTGCATCTTTTGGGGTTTATGGTTTTATATTCTTTTTGTACTTTATAATATGTTATCCACTATCCCAAATATCAAAAAATCTAGAAAATAAGTGGAATAAATAG
- a CDS encoding polar amino acid ABC transporter permease → MSIDWNFIVTSLPLYEKAAWLTLKLAFAGILLSLVIGLLCSIILYFKVKVIDIVVQAYIELSRNTPLLVQIFFLYFGLPKLGLKMSEGTCAIIGLAFLGGSYMAEAFRSGLESVSKSQIESGISIGLSRIQLVRYVIIPQAFSVSMPSLSANCIFLLKETSILGAISIIDVTNLTKDLIGMYYRTFESLAMLVVVYLIMILPLSFMLSWLERKVRYAEFGN, encoded by the coding sequence ATGAGTATTGACTGGAATTTTATAGTGACTAGTTTGCCTTTATATGAGAAAGCAGCATGGCTTACATTGAAATTAGCTTTTGCTGGAATACTTTTATCATTGGTAATTGGATTACTATGCAGCATAATATTATATTTTAAAGTAAAAGTTATTGATATTGTTGTACAAGCTTATATAGAACTTTCAAGAAACACTCCACTATTAGTACAGATATTTTTCCTGTATTTTGGGTTGCCCAAATTGGGCTTAAAAATGAGTGAAGGGACCTGTGCAATAATTGGATTGGCGTTCCTCGGAGGAAGCTATATGGCTGAAGCTTTTAGAAGTGGACTTGAGTCTGTCAGCAAATCACAGATTGAATCTGGAATCAGTATTGGTCTTTCAAGAATTCAACTTGTTAGATATGTAATAATTCCACAGGCGTTTTCGGTAAGTATGCCTTCATTAAGTGCAAACTGTATATTTTTATTAAAAGAGACTTCGATACTCGGTGCTATATCAATAATAGACGTTACGAATTTAACGAAAGATTTAATAGGAATGTATTATAGAACCTTCGAATCTTTGGCAATGCTAGTGGTTGTTTATCTTATTATGATTCTTCCTCTATCATTTATGCTGTCTTGGCTAGAAAGGAAGGTGCGATATGCAGAATTTGGGAATTAA
- a CDS encoding cobalt ABC transporter: MTKTKKTVVSLLIIAALIAMIPLFTLKGAKFGGSDDAGSKVVAEITGSDYKPWFTPVLETWIGGELPGEIESLLFCVQTGIGVGVIAFFMGRFVERNKIENQKNKIK; encoded by the coding sequence ATGACAAAGACGAAAAAAACAGTTGTAAGTTTATTAATTATTGCTGCATTGATTGCGATGATTCCATTATTCACATTAAAGGGTGCTAAATTTGGTGGTTCCGATGATGCAGGTAGCAAAGTAGTTGCCGAAATTACAGGTAGCGATTATAAGCCTTGGTTTACACCTGTTCTGGAAACTTGGATTGGTGGAGAATTACCAGGCGAGATTGAGAGCTTGCTTTTTTGTGTACAGACAGGTATTGGAGTGGGTGTTATTGCTTTCTTCATGGGAAGGTTCGTAGAGAGAAATAAAATAGAAAATCAGAAGAATAAAATAAAATAA
- a CDS encoding cobalamin biosynthesis protein CbiM, translated as MNQKEKRIVTLAAAFALVFGVSTTANAMHIMEGYLPPKFCIMWGVICIPFVVAGYLSINRTLSKHHRAITILAMAGAFIFVISSLKIPSVTGSCSHMTGTGLGAILFGPSAVSILGIIVLIFQAILLAHGGLTSLGANTFSMAIAGPFVSYGIYKLCKKLKVNKYVGIFLAASIGDLFTYCVTSFQLALAYPSDNGGIAASAAKFLAVFAPTQIPLAIIEGILTVVIIIGLETYAKSELMDLGLVNGGEN; from the coding sequence ATGAATCAAAAAGAAAAGAGAATTGTTACTCTTGCGGCAGCATTTGCTTTAGTTTTCGGAGTATCGACCACAGCAAACGCAATGCACATTATGGAAGGTTATCTTCCACCAAAATTCTGTATTATGTGGGGTGTTATATGCATTCCATTCGTAGTAGCAGGTTACTTATCAATTAATAGAACATTGTCCAAGCACCATAGAGCCATTACTATTCTTGCCATGGCAGGCGCATTCATTTTTGTAATTTCATCTTTAAAGATTCCGTCAGTAACAGGAAGTTGTTCACATATGACTGGTACAGGACTTGGTGCAATTTTATTTGGACCAAGCGCAGTAAGCATCTTAGGTATTATTGTACTTATTTTCCAAGCAATATTGCTTGCTCATGGTGGACTGACATCTCTTGGTGCCAATACATTTTCTATGGCTATTGCAGGTCCCTTCGTTTCTTATGGAATCTATAAATTATGCAAGAAGCTTAAAGTCAATAAATATGTAGGTATTTTCTTGGCAGCATCAATCGGTGATCTATTCACCTATTGTGTAACTAGTTTTCAGCTTGCACTTGCATATCCGTCTGATAACGGTGGTATTGCAGCATCTGCAGCTAAATTCCTTGCAGTATTTGCACCGACGCAAATTCCACTAGCAATTATAGAAGGTATTCTGACTGTTGTCATCATTATTGGTCTTGAAACATATGCAAAATCTGAATTAATGGATCTTGGATTAGTGAATGGAGGCGAAAATTAA
- a CDS encoding ATP-binding protein — MKKLILKVEDLYYTYGNGKSALDGVNVDIYEGEKIAVLGSNGSGKSTFFLNVDGVLTPENGKIIYRGTVISKKNLNELRKNIGIVFQDADNQIIASTVKAEVAFGPMNLKLPKEEVLKRVDEALAYMNISEFKDRPPHYLSGGEKKRVSIADIIAMKSEIIIFDEPTAALDPLNAMMLEEVLVKLGSEGKTMLISTHDVDFAYRWAERVLVFCEGKIIADGTPLEIFQNKEVLKQANLKEPTLLEVYELLVEKHLLEDTKAYPKSTKEFKKVIEK, encoded by the coding sequence ATGAAGAAACTAATATTAAAAGTCGAAGATCTTTACTACACCTATGGAAATGGGAAGTCTGCATTGGACGGAGTGAACGTGGATATCTATGAAGGTGAGAAAATTGCTGTCCTTGGTTCCAATGGCTCCGGAAAATCCACATTTTTTTTGAACGTAGACGGTGTACTTACACCGGAAAATGGGAAAATCATTTATCGGGGTACAGTTATAAGTAAAAAGAATTTAAACGAGCTTAGAAAAAATATTGGAATTGTATTTCAGGATGCAGACAATCAAATCATTGCATCTACAGTTAAGGCAGAAGTTGCATTTGGACCTATGAATTTAAAGCTTCCAAAAGAAGAAGTACTAAAACGGGTTGACGAAGCGCTAGCATACATGAACATCTCGGAGTTCAAGGATCGTCCGCCTCACTATTTGAGTGGTGGTGAAAAGAAGCGCGTCAGTATTGCCGATATCATTGCTATGAAATCGGAAATAATAATCTTTGACGAACCGACGGCAGCACTGGATCCTTTAAATGCAATGATGTTGGAAGAAGTTTTGGTCAAGCTTGGATCTGAGGGGAAGACAATGCTGATTTCTACCCATGATGTAGATTTTGCATACAGATGGGCTGAAAGAGTTCTTGTATTCTGTGAGGGGAAAATTATCGCAGATGGAACACCATTAGAAATTTTTCAAAACAAGGAAGTTTTAAAGCAGGCGAATCTGAAAGAGCCCACTTTATTGGAGGTCTATGAATTGCTTGTAGAAAAACATCTGTTGGAAGATACAAAAGCTTATCCAAAAAGCACAAAGGAATTTAAGAAAGTTATTGAAAAGTAG